One window of the Benincasa hispida cultivar B227 chromosome 3, ASM972705v1, whole genome shotgun sequence genome contains the following:
- the LOC120074625 gene encoding cytochrome P450 710A11-like — protein MNSVLAFLSPLLPFAASLLFLLLFLEQISYLKKKRSVPGPPLVVPFVGNAIPLVRNPARFWEIQASLAKSSGVGFSVNYIAGNFIVFIRDTELSHKIFANVRSDAMNLVGHPFGKKLFGEDNLIYMLGQKHKDLRRRIAPNFTPKALCTYTALQQIIILKHLKLWDQKSSESSPKPIPLRFLARDLNLETSQMVFVGPYLGEKVREKFRVDYNIFNVGLMKLPIDLPGTGFRNAKLAVDRLVEVLADCAEKSKTKMKREEEPTCLIDFWMQDTVKELEAAAAAGEPEPVHTSNFELGLYLFDFLFAAQDASTSSLLWAVSLLDSHPEVVAKVREEVKSIWSPESDSLISAEQLLEMKYTQAVAREVVRYRAPATVVPHVAAAEFPLTDTYTIPKGAIVFPSAYESSFQGFVEPERFDPERFSEGRQEDRIFKRNFLAFGAGSHQCVGQRYALNQLVLFIAMFCTLLDFKRHRSDGCDEIAFNPTICPKDDCMVSISRRCPRFPNLSLE, from the coding sequence ATGAATTCCGTTTTGGCTTTCCTTTCGCCACTGCTTCCGTTTGCGGCCTCTCTTCTGTTTCTGCTCCTCTTTCTCGAGCAGATCTCTTATTTGAAGAAGAAACGCTCTGTTCCTGGTCCTCCTCTCGTTGTGCCCTTCGTCGGCAACGCAATTCCTCTCGTCCGAAACCCTGCTCGTTTCTGGGAAATTCAGGCTTCTTTAGCTAAATCCTCCGGAGTTGGTTTCTCCGTCAACTACATCGCCGGAAACTTCATCGTCTTCATTCGCGACACTGAACTCTCTCACAAGATTTTCGCCAATGTGCGTTCCGATGCTATGAATCTCGTCGGACACCCCTTCGGGAAGAAGCTATTTGGCGAGGATAATCTGATTTATATGTTGGGGCAAAAGCATAAGGATCTCCGCCGTCGAATCGCTCCTAATTTCACGCCTAAAGCGCTCTGCACCTACACCGCGCTTCAGCAGATCATTATTCTGAAGCACTTGAAGCTTTGGGATCAAAAGTCGTCGGAATCCTCGCCGAAGCCGATTCCCTTGAGGTTTTTGGCTCGAGATCTTAACCTCGAAACCTCTCAGATGGTGTTCGTTGGGCCGTATTTAGGCGAAAAGGTTCGCGAGAAGTTCAGAGTCGATTACAACATCTTCAATGTTGGCCTGATGAAACTTCCGATCGATTTGCCTGGAACAGGTTTCAGAAACGCGAAACTCGCCGTTGACCGGCTGGTGGAGGTCCTTGCCGACTGTGCAGAGAAGAGCAAGACGAAGatgaagagagaagaagagCCGACGTGTTTGATTGACTTTTGGATGCAGGACACCGTAAAAGAACTCGAGGCTGCAGCAGCGGCCGGCGAGCCAGAGCCCGTTCACACCAGTAACTTCGAGCTCGGCCTTTATCTCTTCGATTTCCTCTTCGCCGCTCAAGACGCTTCCACTTCGTCGCTTCTGTGGGCCGTCAGTCTCCTGGACTCGCATCCGGAGGTGGTGGCCAAAGTTCGGGAAGAAGTCAAATCCATCTGGTCGCCGGAATCGGATTCACTGATCTCAGCGGAGCAGCTTCTGGAAATGAAGTACACTCAGGCAGTAGCACGTGAAGTGGTCCGTTACCGCGCTCCGGCAACGGTAGTGCCGCACGTGGCGGCGGCGGAGTTCCCGTTGACGGATACATACACGATCCCAAAAGGCGCAATTGTGTTTCCATCTGCATACGAGTCAAGCTTCCAGGGATTCGTAGAACCGGAGCGGTTCGACCCGGAACGGTTCTCGGAGGGAAGGCAAGAAGACCGAATTTTCAAAAGGAACTTTCTGGCATTCGGTGCTGGGTCCCACCAGTGTGTTGGGCAACGGTACGCGCTCAACCAACTGGTGCTCTTCATCGCAATGTTTTGTACGTTGCTTGATTTCAAGAGGCACAGATCCGACGGCTGTGATGAAATCGCCTTCAATCCCACCATCTGTCCCAAAGATGACTGCATGGTCTCCATATCCAGGCGGTGCCCTCGATTTCCCAATCTTTCGCTTgaataa